A part of Planococcus sp. MB-3u-03 genomic DNA contains:
- a CDS encoding dihydroorotase: MGLFIKNVKMLNGEQLEETNIRVKDGRIEEIGAHLHGQGETEIDGKGRMIAPGFVDVHVHLREPGGEKKETIESGTKSAARGGYTTICAMPNTRPVPDTKENLDHVNGLIEKNALIRVLPYASITIREAGKERTNLKELKEHGAFAFTDDGVGIQEAGMMLETMKEAAGLDMAVVAHCEDNSLIYGGVMHDGKRSRELGLPGIPSVAESVHIARDILLAEAAGAHYHVCHVSTKESVRVIRDAKRAGVRVTAEVTPHHLLLTEDDIPGDDANYKMNPPLRAQEDYQALHEGLLDGTLDFIATDHAPHAAEEKANGMEKAPFGIVGFETAFPLLYTEFVQSGKWTLQQLIGWLTKKPADVFGLPYGTIEGGQAADLVLLDLDKQQEIRTEDFLSKGTNTPFGGQTCTGWPVMTIFGGDIVWQEEN; this comes from the coding sequence ATGGGATTATTCATTAAGAACGTAAAGATGTTGAACGGAGAACAATTGGAGGAAACGAACATCCGCGTCAAGGATGGCCGCATCGAGGAGATCGGCGCACACTTGCACGGGCAGGGAGAAACGGAAATCGACGGCAAAGGCCGAATGATTGCACCAGGATTTGTGGACGTCCATGTCCATCTGCGTGAACCGGGGGGAGAGAAAAAGGAAACCATCGAAAGCGGCACGAAATCAGCGGCGCGCGGCGGCTATACGACCATCTGCGCCATGCCAAATACACGGCCGGTACCGGACACGAAAGAAAATCTCGATCACGTCAATGGCTTGATCGAAAAAAATGCGCTCATTCGGGTTTTGCCGTACGCCTCCATCACAATCCGCGAAGCGGGCAAAGAACGGACCAATTTGAAAGAGCTGAAAGAACATGGAGCGTTCGCGTTTACCGACGACGGGGTAGGCATCCAGGAAGCGGGGATGATGCTCGAGACGATGAAAGAAGCGGCAGGGCTCGATATGGCTGTCGTCGCGCATTGCGAAGACAATAGCTTGATCTACGGCGGCGTCATGCATGACGGCAAACGAAGCCGAGAGCTAGGGCTTCCGGGAATCCCGTCAGTTGCGGAATCGGTGCATATCGCACGCGACATCCTGCTCGCTGAAGCGGCCGGCGCCCATTATCACGTCTGCCACGTCAGCACGAAAGAGTCGGTGCGCGTCATCCGCGATGCAAAACGGGCAGGCGTCCGCGTCACGGCGGAAGTGACACCCCATCATCTCTTGCTGACAGAAGATGACATCCCGGGCGACGATGCGAATTACAAAATGAACCCGCCGCTTCGCGCACAAGAAGATTACCAAGCGCTTCACGAAGGGTTGCTCGACGGCACACTCGATTTCATCGCGACCGACCACGCCCCGCATGCTGCGGAAGAAAAAGCGAACGGCATGGAAAAAGCGCCATTCGGCATCGTCGGATTCGAAACGGCATTCCCGCTCCTTTATACGGAATTTGTCCAAAGCGGCAAATGGACACTCCAGCAATTGATCGGCTGGTTGACGAAAAAGCCGGCAGATGTGTTCGGCCTTCCATACGGGACGATTGAGGGAGGGCAAGCAGCCGACCTGGTGCTGCTCGACTTGGACAAACAGCAGGAAATCCGCACAGAAGATTTCCTTTCCAAAGGAACGAATACGCCATTTGGCGGACAAACTTGCACCGGCTGGCCAGTAATGACCATTTTCGGAGGTGACATCGTATGGCAGGAGGAAAACTGA
- a CDS encoding carbamoyl phosphate synthase small subunit translates to MKRYLILEDGTVFAGEAFGAQTASFGEVVFNTSMTGYQEILSDPSYCGQIVTMTYPLQGNYGINSDDFESIDPAVKGMVVREAADFPSNFRSTMSLSELLEKKGIPGIAGIDTRKLTRLIRVNGSIKGILTAAGEEPDFAQVIAKLKETHLPTDQVAQVSISRPYPSPGRGKRVVLIDYGMKHGILRELNKRKCDVIVVPHNTSAQEILAWGPDGVMLSNGPGDPKNVPECVEVVGELLGEVPIFGICLGHQLFARACGAETFKLKFGHRGGNHPVRDLVTGKIEITSQNHGYAVDEETLQGTRLKVTHSALNDGTNEGLAHLDYPAFTVQYHPESSPGPEDSNYLFDRFLEMMNAQRKEQQHA, encoded by the coding sequence ATGAAACGTTATTTGATCTTAGAAGACGGCACAGTATTCGCGGGGGAAGCATTCGGCGCACAAACGGCATCATTCGGGGAAGTGGTGTTCAACACGAGCATGACCGGCTATCAGGAAATCCTCTCCGACCCATCCTATTGCGGGCAGATCGTCACCATGACTTACCCGCTGCAAGGCAATTACGGCATCAACAGTGATGACTTCGAATCGATCGACCCAGCTGTCAAAGGCATGGTCGTCCGGGAAGCAGCAGATTTCCCGTCGAATTTCAGAAGCACGATGAGCTTAAGCGAATTGCTCGAGAAAAAGGGCATCCCGGGTATCGCGGGAATCGATACACGAAAGTTGACTCGGCTGATCCGCGTCAATGGATCGATCAAAGGGATTTTGACGGCTGCTGGGGAAGAACCGGATTTTGCACAAGTAATCGCGAAGCTGAAAGAAACCCATTTACCGACCGACCAAGTGGCGCAAGTGTCGATTTCGCGCCCTTATCCAAGCCCGGGACGCGGCAAGCGCGTCGTATTGATCGATTACGGCATGAAGCACGGGATTTTGCGTGAATTGAACAAACGCAAATGTGACGTCATCGTCGTGCCGCATAATACGAGCGCGCAGGAAATTCTCGCCTGGGGTCCGGACGGCGTCATGCTGTCAAATGGCCCGGGAGACCCGAAAAACGTTCCTGAATGTGTGGAAGTCGTCGGCGAATTGCTCGGCGAAGTGCCGATTTTCGGAATTTGCCTCGGCCATCAATTGTTCGCAAGAGCGTGCGGTGCCGAGACGTTCAAGCTGAAGTTCGGCCACCGCGGCGGCAACCATCCAGTGCGCGATCTTGTAACCGGCAAAATCGAAATCACTTCACAAAACCACGGCTACGCAGTCGATGAAGAAACCTTGCAAGGAACGCGCCTGAAAGTGACGCATAGCGCACTCAATGATGGAACGAACGAAGGGCTCGCGCATCTCGATTACCCAGCTTTCACCGTGCAATACCACCCGGAATCCTCACCGGGTCCGGAAGACTCGAATTATCTATTCGACCGATTTTTGGAAATGATGAACGCACAGCGGAAGGAGCAACAACATGCCTAA
- the pyrF gene encoding orotidine-5'-phosphate decarboxylase, translated as MTSKPIIALDFPSKLDVEEFLSEFTEPLFLKVGMELFYQEGPELVQTLNHYGHDIFLDLKLHDIPNTVESAMRRIAELGVDMVNVHAAGGLAMMEAAKRGLAGSGTKLIAVTQLTSTSEEQMQQEQLIAVSLEQSVLHYAKLAKHAGLDGVVCSVHEAKAIGEACGGDFLRVTPGIRPAASESHDQKRIATPSDAKALGSTHIVVGRAITRSENPQKSYHYINGEWSGRS; from the coding sequence ATGACCAGCAAACCGATCATTGCACTCGATTTCCCGTCGAAGCTCGATGTGGAAGAATTTTTATCGGAGTTTACGGAACCCTTGTTCCTGAAAGTCGGAATGGAATTGTTCTACCAGGAAGGGCCGGAACTCGTCCAGACATTGAATCACTACGGCCACGACATTTTCCTGGATTTAAAATTGCACGATATCCCGAATACCGTCGAATCTGCCATGCGCCGCATTGCAGAACTCGGCGTCGATATGGTCAATGTCCACGCGGCGGGAGGCCTTGCCATGATGGAAGCCGCAAAACGCGGGCTTGCAGGCAGCGGCACAAAGTTGATCGCTGTGACGCAATTGACCTCGACAAGCGAAGAACAGATGCAACAAGAACAATTGATTGCAGTGAGCCTGGAACAATCGGTCTTGCATTACGCGAAACTGGCGAAACATGCGGGGCTTGACGGTGTCGTCTGTTCAGTCCATGAAGCGAAAGCGATCGGCGAAGCATGCGGCGGCGATTTCCTGCGCGTCACTCCAGGCATCCGCCCGGCTGCATCGGAAAGCCATGACCAAAAGCGCATCGCGACACCGAGTGATGCAAAAGCACTTGGCTCGACCCATATCGTCGTCGGGAGAGCCATCACCCGCTCGGAAAACCCGCAAAAAAGCTATCACTACATTAACGGAGAATGGAGCGGTCGTTCATGA
- a CDS encoding dihydroorotate dehydrogenase electron transfer subunit — translation MIKQEKMAIVSQIEIAKNIFELTVAGSLVQEMNEPGQFVHVRVADSFEPLLRRPISVAKIDKEASSFTMIYRSEGRGTSLLSQKTERDTLDVLGPLGHGFPVDEAGKKAYLIGGGIGVPPLYELALQLNARGVETVHILGFESSEAVFYEDKFRALGDTHIATVDGSHGTEGFVTHILNALPNDFDTYYSCGPTPMLEAVQWAYPQKKGFLSYEQRMGCGIGACFACVCRTTRSETDYIKVCSDGPVFPAGVVIS, via the coding sequence ATGATCAAACAGGAGAAAATGGCGATCGTCTCCCAAATCGAAATCGCAAAGAACATTTTTGAACTGACCGTAGCAGGATCTTTAGTGCAGGAAATGAACGAACCGGGGCAATTTGTCCATGTGCGCGTGGCGGACAGCTTTGAACCGCTATTACGCCGGCCGATCTCGGTGGCGAAAATCGACAAGGAAGCATCGAGCTTCACGATGATCTACCGTTCGGAAGGGCGCGGGACCAGCTTATTGTCCCAAAAGACAGAACGCGACACACTTGATGTCCTGGGGCCGCTCGGACATGGTTTCCCGGTTGATGAAGCTGGAAAAAAAGCTTATTTGATCGGCGGGGGGATCGGCGTGCCGCCGCTATACGAACTGGCATTGCAATTGAATGCGAGAGGTGTGGAAACCGTCCACATTCTCGGCTTCGAAAGCAGTGAAGCGGTGTTTTATGAAGACAAATTCAGGGCTCTCGGTGATACGCATATTGCGACAGTCGATGGTTCGCACGGGACGGAAGGTTTCGTGACCCATATTTTGAATGCCTTGCCGAACGATTTCGATACCTATTATTCCTGCGGGCCGACGCCAATGCTCGAAGCGGTGCAATGGGCGTACCCGCAGAAAAAAGGGTTTTTATCTTATGAACAGCGCATGGGCTGCGGCATCGGTGCCTGCTTCGCGTGCGTCTGCCGGACGACTAGAAGCGAAACGGATTACATCAAAGTATGTTCAGATGGCCCCGTATTTCCAGCAGGGGTGGTGATTTCATGA
- the pyrE gene encoding orotate phosphoribosyltransferase has translation MKKQIAQQLLSIGAVELRPNDPFTWASGVKSPIYCDNRLTMSYPEVRKAIADGLAETIRREYPDAQVIAGTATAGIPHAAWVAERLDLPMVYVRSKPKGHGQSNLIEGKIERGQKAVVIEDLISKGGSVLQAAQALQDAGFEVAGIAAIFTYGLPQAQQAIEEAGFTFHTLTDFPALVEQAQESGAIAAEDLPMLSEWHEKLKAGALTS, from the coding sequence ATGAAAAAACAAATTGCACAACAGCTATTATCAATCGGCGCGGTGGAGCTGCGCCCGAACGATCCTTTTACTTGGGCCTCAGGCGTCAAATCGCCGATTTACTGCGACAATCGGCTGACGATGTCCTATCCGGAAGTCCGCAAGGCGATCGCTGATGGGCTCGCGGAAACGATACGCCGCGAGTATCCGGATGCGCAAGTGATTGCAGGAACCGCGACGGCGGGCATCCCGCATGCGGCATGGGTGGCCGAACGCCTTGATCTGCCAATGGTCTATGTGCGTTCGAAACCGAAAGGCCACGGACAATCGAATTTGATTGAAGGAAAAATAGAGCGAGGCCAAAAAGCGGTCGTCATCGAAGACTTGATCTCCAAAGGCGGATCCGTGCTGCAGGCGGCACAAGCCTTACAAGATGCCGGCTTTGAAGTGGCTGGAATTGCTGCGATCTTCACTTATGGGCTGCCTCAAGCACAGCAAGCGATAGAGGAAGCCGGATTCACCTTCCATACTTTGACGGATTTCCCGGCACTGGTTGAACAAGCCCAAGAAAGCGGAGCGATAGCGGCAGAAGATTTGCCGATGCTCAGCGAATGGCACGAAAAACTAAAAGCCGGCGCATTGACTTCATAA
- a CDS encoding dihydroorotate dehydrogenase: MTDLSVKLPGLDLKNPIMPASGCFGFGKEYAQLYDLSKLGSIMIKATTAEMRLGNPTPRVAETSSGMLNAIGLQNPGLEKVFGEELPWLNQFDVPIIANVAGSLAEDYVEVARTISQAPNVHALELNISCPNVKQGGITFGTDPNVAKELTRMVKDVSDVPVYVKLSPNVTDVVQLAKAVEEGGADGITMINTLLGMRLDPKTGRPVIANITGGLSGPAIKPVALRMVYEVRRHTDLPIIGMGGVAEVDDVIDFLSAGANAVAVGTANFVNPFVCPELIDKLPERLHELGYESVHELIGRSHRL; encoded by the coding sequence ATGACGGATTTAAGCGTGAAATTGCCTGGCCTCGACTTGAAAAACCCGATCATGCCGGCATCCGGCTGTTTCGGATTCGGGAAAGAATACGCCCAGCTCTATGATTTATCGAAACTCGGCTCAATCATGATCAAAGCGACAACTGCCGAGATGCGGCTCGGAAATCCGACGCCGCGCGTTGCGGAAACTTCATCCGGCATGCTCAATGCCATCGGGCTGCAAAACCCTGGGCTTGAAAAAGTGTTCGGCGAAGAACTGCCGTGGCTCAATCAATTCGACGTGCCGATCATCGCCAATGTTGCCGGGTCGCTCGCAGAGGATTATGTGGAAGTGGCAAGAACCATTTCACAAGCGCCGAATGTCCATGCACTGGAATTGAATATTTCCTGCCCGAACGTCAAGCAAGGCGGCATCACCTTCGGGACAGATCCGAATGTTGCAAAAGAATTGACGCGCATGGTAAAAGACGTATCGGATGTGCCGGTCTATGTGAAACTATCGCCGAACGTCACCGATGTCGTCCAGTTGGCCAAAGCAGTCGAAGAAGGCGGAGCGGATGGGATCACGATGATCAATACGCTGCTCGGCATGCGGCTTGACCCGAAAACGGGACGCCCGGTCATCGCCAATATCACAGGCGGTTTGTCAGGCCCCGCGATCAAACCCGTGGCATTGCGCATGGTTTACGAGGTGAGACGCCATACAGATTTGCCGATCATCGGCATGGGCGGCGTCGCGGAAGTAGATGACGTCATCGACTTTCTGTCAGCGGGAGCGAATGCTGTCGCGGTCGGCACAGCGAACTTCGTCAATCCGTTCGTGTGCCCTGAACTGATCGACAAACTGCCGGAACGATTGCATGAACTGGGCTATGAATCGGTTCATGAGTTAATTGGAAGGAGCCATCGCCTATGA
- the carB gene encoding carbamoyl-phosphate synthase large subunit, protein MPKRQDIKSILVIGSGPIVIGQAAEFDYAGTQACLALKEEGYRVILINSNPATIMTDTEIADKVYIEPITLEFVSRILRKERPDALLATLGGQTGLNMAIELDESGILDELEIEILGTKLEAIHKAEDRDLFRTLMNELGEPVPDSDIIHNMEEAKRFVERIGYPVIVRPAFTLGGTGGGICHNDEQLHEIVASGLKYSPVTQCLLEKSIAGFKEIEYEVMRDAEDTAIVVCNMENIDPVGIHTGDSIVVAPSQTLSDREYQMLRNVSLKIIRALKIEGGCNVQLALDPHSFDYYIIEVNPRVSRSSALASKATGYPIAKLAAKIAVGLTLGEMMNPVTGRTYAAFEPALDYVVSKIPRWPFDKFESAKRNLGTQMKATGEVMAMGRTFEESMLKAVRSLETGQFHLELKNGTDMSDEWIEKRIRKAGDERLFFIGEALRRGVTIETIHDWSQIDLFFLEKFDKIVRFEEVLQQNPFDYETTRKAKRMGFADRTIAKLWDTQEAKVYEWRKEQNLMPVYKMVDTCAAEFESETPYFYASYEDENESIRTDKESVIVLGSGPIRIGQGVEFDYATVHSVWAIKEAGYEAIIINNNPETVSTDFSISDKLYFEPLTIEDVMHIIDLEQPKGVVVQFGGQTAINLADKLEKNGVKILGTTLEDIDRAENRNKFEAALHEIGIPQPLGKTAVSTEEAVVIASDIGYPVLVRPSYVLGGRAMEIVYNESDLIHYMEHAVEASPEHPVLVDRYLTGEEIEVDAICDGENVLIPGIMEHIERAGVHSGDSIAVYPPQNISQQQIETLKDYTTRLAKGLNIVGLLNIQYVISKGEVFVIEVNPRSSRTVPFLSKITGIPMANIATKAILGQSIIEQGYTTGLAPLKKGVYVKVPVFSFAKLRRVDITLGPEMKSTGEVMGKDVTLEKALYKGLAAAGMEVKDHGTVLLTVSDKDKEEAVGLAKRFRDIGYQIMATGGTAQAFETAGIAVAEVGKIGAEGRTLLDVIQNGDAQIVINTLTKGKQPERDGFRIRRESVENGVPCLTSLDTAEAMLRVIESMTFQAEEMGAGV, encoded by the coding sequence ATGCCTAAAAGACAAGATATCAAAAGCATCCTCGTAATTGGTTCAGGCCCGATCGTCATCGGCCAAGCTGCAGAATTCGACTACGCGGGCACACAAGCCTGCCTCGCCTTGAAAGAAGAAGGCTACCGCGTCATCTTGATCAACTCCAATCCGGCGACGATCATGACCGATACCGAAATCGCCGATAAAGTGTATATCGAGCCGATCACTTTGGAATTTGTCAGCCGCATCTTGCGCAAGGAACGGCCGGATGCCCTGCTTGCGACACTTGGCGGGCAGACGGGGCTGAACATGGCTATCGAACTGGACGAATCTGGGATTTTGGATGAACTGGAGATTGAAATCTTAGGGACCAAGCTGGAAGCGATCCATAAAGCGGAAGACCGCGATTTGTTCCGCACCTTGATGAACGAACTCGGTGAACCGGTACCGGATTCTGACATCATCCACAATATGGAAGAAGCGAAGCGGTTTGTAGAGAGAATTGGTTATCCAGTCATCGTCCGTCCAGCCTTCACGCTTGGCGGAACGGGCGGCGGCATCTGCCATAACGACGAGCAATTGCACGAAATCGTAGCGAGCGGCTTGAAATACAGCCCGGTGACACAATGCTTGCTGGAAAAATCGATCGCCGGATTCAAGGAAATCGAATACGAAGTGATGCGCGATGCGGAAGATACCGCCATCGTCGTCTGCAATATGGAAAACATCGACCCTGTCGGCATCCATACCGGTGACTCGATCGTCGTTGCGCCGAGCCAGACTTTATCGGACCGCGAATACCAGATGCTCCGCAACGTGTCATTGAAAATCATCCGCGCCTTGAAGATTGAAGGCGGCTGCAACGTCCAGCTCGCGCTCGACCCGCATAGCTTCGATTATTACATCATCGAAGTGAACCCGCGCGTCAGCCGTTCCTCTGCGCTGGCATCGAAAGCGACCGGCTACCCGATCGCCAAACTGGCGGCTAAAATCGCGGTCGGTTTAACGCTTGGGGAAATGATGAACCCGGTGACAGGGCGCACTTACGCCGCATTCGAACCGGCACTCGACTATGTCGTATCGAAAATCCCGCGCTGGCCGTTCGATAAATTCGAATCGGCAAAACGCAACCTCGGCACGCAAATGAAAGCAACCGGCGAAGTCATGGCAATGGGCCGGACGTTTGAGGAATCGATGCTGAAAGCGGTCCGTTCGCTGGAAACAGGGCAATTCCATCTCGAGCTGAAAAACGGCACGGACATGAGCGATGAATGGATCGAAAAACGCATCCGCAAAGCCGGCGACGAGCGGCTGTTCTTTATCGGTGAAGCGCTGCGCCGCGGGGTGACGATCGAAACGATTCACGACTGGAGCCAAATCGATTTGTTCTTCCTGGAGAAGTTCGATAAAATCGTCCGCTTTGAAGAAGTTTTGCAGCAAAACCCGTTTGACTATGAGACAACGAGAAAAGCCAAACGCATGGGCTTTGCAGACAGAACGATCGCCAAACTATGGGATACGCAAGAAGCAAAAGTATACGAATGGCGCAAAGAGCAAAACTTGATGCCGGTCTATAAAATGGTCGACACATGCGCTGCGGAATTCGAATCGGAAACGCCTTATTTCTATGCCAGCTACGAAGACGAAAACGAATCGATTCGCACCGACAAAGAAAGCGTCATCGTGCTCGGATCAGGCCCGATCCGCATCGGCCAAGGCGTCGAATTTGATTACGCAACGGTCCATTCCGTCTGGGCGATCAAAGAAGCCGGGTACGAAGCAATCATCATCAACAACAACCCGGAGACGGTGTCGACCGATTTCTCCATTTCCGACAAGCTCTACTTTGAACCGCTGACAATTGAAGATGTCATGCACATCATCGACCTCGAACAACCGAAAGGCGTCGTCGTCCAGTTCGGTGGGCAGACGGCAATTAACTTGGCCGACAAGCTCGAGAAAAATGGCGTGAAGATTCTCGGCACGACGCTTGAAGACATCGACAGAGCGGAAAACCGCAATAAATTCGAAGCGGCGCTCCATGAAATCGGCATCCCGCAGCCACTCGGTAAAACGGCCGTGTCGACAGAAGAAGCGGTGGTCATCGCTTCGGACATCGGCTACCCGGTGCTGGTCCGCCCGTCTTACGTACTCGGCGGCCGTGCAATGGAAATCGTCTACAACGAAAGTGACTTGATCCACTACATGGAACACGCAGTCGAAGCAAGCCCTGAGCATCCGGTGTTAGTCGACCGTTACTTGACAGGCGAAGAAATTGAAGTCGATGCGATCTGCGACGGCGAGAATGTCCTGATTCCTGGAATCATGGAACATATTGAACGGGCAGGGGTACACTCCGGTGACTCGATTGCCGTCTATCCGCCGCAAAACATCTCGCAACAGCAAATCGAGACTTTGAAGGATTACACGACACGGCTTGCCAAAGGCTTAAACATCGTCGGCCTGTTGAACATCCAGTACGTCATCTCAAAAGGTGAAGTGTTCGTCATCGAAGTCAATCCGCGCTCAAGCCGCACGGTGCCGTTCCTCAGCAAAATCACCGGCATTCCGATGGCGAATATCGCAACGAAAGCAATTTTGGGACAGAGCATTATTGAACAAGGTTACACCACGGGGCTAGCGCCGCTGAAAAAAGGCGTCTACGTCAAAGTGCCGGTCTTCTCATTCGCGAAACTGCGCCGCGTCGATATTACGCTCGGGCCGGAAATGAAATCGACCGGAGAAGTGATGGGCAAAGACGTCACGCTTGAAAAAGCACTCTATAAAGGGCTAGCTGCAGCTGGCATGGAAGTAAAAGACCATGGCACCGTGCTTCTCACCGTCTCGGATAAGGATAAAGAAGAAGCAGTTGGACTGGCGAAGCGCTTCCGAGATATCGGATACCAAATTATGGCAACTGGCGGTACGGCTCAAGCTTTCGAAACTGCAGGCATTGCCGTTGCTGAAGTTGGGAAAATCGGTGCGGAAGGACGTACTTTGCTAGATGTCATCCAAAACGGCGACGCGCAGATTGTCATCAACACGCTGACAAAAGGCAAGCAGCCAGAACGTGACGGGTTCCGCATCCGCCGGGAATCGGTTGAAAACGGAGTGCCGTGCCTGACTTCACTCGACACAGCGGAAGCGATGCTTCGCGTCATCGAATCGATGACATTCCAAGCAGAGGAAATGGGGGCAGGTGTATGA